The following coding sequences lie in one Lolium perenne isolate Kyuss_39 chromosome 2, Kyuss_2.0, whole genome shotgun sequence genomic window:
- the LOC127335078 gene encoding sugar transport protein MST1 yields MAAGVAKVGDGSASVYGGELTFSVLITCFVAASGGLIFGYDIGISGGVSQMKPFLEAFFPKVLRRMADAKRNQYCMFDSHALTSFTSSLYLAGLVASLAAGRVTRSLGRRGTMLAGGALFFAGGAMTGGAANLAMLIVGRMLLGFGVGFTNQATPLYLAEMAPARWRGSLTLGFQFFVSLGILIANLVNYGTARLTWGWRLSLGLAGAPALIMFVGAFFLTDTPSSFVMRGKEDLARAALVRVRGPSADVEAELRDIARAVEAARGREEGAFRRLFAVREYRPHLIFAFVLPLCHQLSGMMVLTFFSPLVFRIAGFGSNAALMGAVILASVKFGSLILSTLVIDRYGRKALVIAGAVIMVVCQVANAWIMGAQGGKSGETPLPRAYGVALLVLTCVQGAGFGMSWAPLIWVIPGEIFPLEIRSAGQSVSVSATLGLTFVQTQTFLALLCCFKYATFAYYASWVVVMTAFVLVFLPETKGVPLESMGSVWESHWYWRRFVGDGKRVQASPSM; encoded by the exons ATGGCGGCAGGTGTGGCTAAGGTGGGCGATGGCTCTGCTTCAGTCTACGGCGGGGAGCTGACGTTTTCCGTGCTCATCACCTGCTTCGTGGCGGCCTCCGGCGGGCTCATCTTTGGCTACGACATCGGCATCTCAG GCGGCGTTTCTCAGATGAAACCCTTCCTGGAGGCCTTCTTCCCCAAGGTGCTGAGGAGGATGGCGGACGCGAAGAGGAACCAGTACTGCATGTTCGACAGCCACGCGCTGACATCCTTCACTTCGTCTCTGTACCTGGCCGGCCTCGTGGCGTCCCTGGCAGCCGGCCGCGTCACCAGGTCGCTGGGCCGGCGTGGCACGATGCTGGCGGGCGGGGCTCTCTTCTTCGCAGGCGGCGCCATGACCGGCGGGGCGGCGAACCTCGCCATGCTCATCGTCGGACGGATGCTGCTGGGCTTCGGAGTCGGGTTCACCAACCAGGCTACCCCGCTGTACCTCGCTGAGATGGCTCCCGCGCGTTGGCGGGGCTCGCTCACCTTGGGCTTCCAGTTCTTCGTCTCCCTGGGGATACTCATCGCCAACCTCGTCAACTACGGCACCGCGCGCCTCACGTGGGGCTGGCGGCTCTcgctcggcctcgccggcgcGCCCGCCCTCATCATGTTCGTCGGCGCCTTCTTCCTCACCGACACGCCCAGCAGCTTCGTCATGCGCGGGAAGGAGGATCTTGCCAGAGCGGCGCTCGTCCGGGTGCGCGGGCCCAGCGCGGACGTGGAAGCCGAGCTCAGGGACATCGCGCGCGCCGTGGAGGCCGCGCGCGGCAGAGAGGAGGGAGCGTTCCGGAGGCTCTTCGCGGTCCGGGAGTACCGGCCGCACCTGATCTTCGCCTTCGTGCTGCCGCTGTGCCACCAGCTCAGCGGCATGATGGTCCTGACCTTCTTCTCGCCGCTGGTGTTCCGCATCGCCGGCTTCGGGAGCAACGCGGCGCTGATGGGCGCGGTCATCCTCGCCTCGGTCAAGTTCGGCTCGCTCATCCTCTCCACGCTGGTGATCGACCGCTACGGCCGCAAGGCGCTCGTCATCGCCGGCGCCGTCATCATGGTGGTTTGCCAG GTGGCGAACGCGTGGATCATGGGGGCGCAAGGCGGGAAGAGCGGCGAGACCCCGCTGCCACGGGCGTACGGGGTGGCGCTGCTGGTGCTGACGTGCGTGCAGGGCGCCGGCTTCGGCATGTCGTGGGCGCCGCTCATCTGGGTCATCCCCGGCGAGATCTTCCCGCTGGAGATACGGTCGGCGGGGCAGTCGGTGAGCGTGTCGGCGACGCTGGGGCTCACGTTCGTGCAGACGCAGACGTTCCTCGCCCTGCTGTGCTGCTTCAAGTACGCCACCTTCGCCTACTACGCGAGCTGGGTCGTGGTCATGACGGCCTTCGTCCTCGTCTTCCTGCCGGAGACCAAGGGCGTCCCCCTCGAGTCCATGGGCTCCGTCTGGGAGAGCCACTGGTACTGGAGGCGGTTCGTGGGCGACGGCAAGCGCGTCCAAGCATCTCCGTCTATGTGA